A genomic segment from Pseudoduganella chitinolytica encodes:
- a CDS encoding DNA polymerase III subunit chi, which produces MTRIDFHTNVPDKIAYACRLIRKAYGARNRIVVMTEDAAQQAALDTALWTFSGPDFLPHVAVDDPLAPDTPIVLTHSDEQELPQADLLVNLARRAPAQFEAFPRLIEVVSLDEDDAAAGRLRFVAYKRQDYQPTHLSIGKS; this is translated from the coding sequence ATGACCCGTATCGACTTCCACACCAACGTGCCCGACAAGATCGCCTACGCCTGCCGCCTGATCCGCAAGGCCTACGGCGCGCGCAACCGCATCGTCGTGATGACGGAGGACGCGGCGCAGCAGGCCGCGCTGGACACGGCGCTGTGGACGTTCTCCGGCCCGGATTTCCTGCCGCACGTGGCGGTGGACGATCCGCTGGCGCCGGACACGCCGATCGTGCTGACGCACAGCGACGAGCAGGAACTGCCCCAGGCCGACCTGCTGGTCAACCTGGCGCGGCGCGCGCCGGCGCAGTTCGAGGCCTTTCCCCGCCTGATCGAGGTCGTCTCGCTCGACGAAGACGACGCCGCCGCCGGACGCCTGCGCTTCGTCGCCTACAAACGGCAGGATTACCAGCCCACTCACCTCAGCATAGGAAAATCATGA
- a CDS encoding DUF1272 domain-containing protein, which yields MLELRPTCEHCDKALPPAAPDARICSYECTFCADCVDGLLQNVCPNCGGGFVPRPVRPARNWKNDNYLGKDPARTEPKHRPVDPATHAAFAAPIKDIAPTAR from the coding sequence ATGCTGGAACTGCGACCCACCTGCGAACACTGCGACAAGGCCCTGCCGCCGGCCGCGCCGGACGCGCGTATCTGCTCGTACGAGTGCACCTTCTGCGCCGATTGCGTGGACGGCCTGCTGCAAAACGTCTGCCCCAACTGCGGCGGCGGCTTCGTGCCGCGCCCCGTGCGCCCGGCCCGCAACTGGAAGAACGACAACTACCTGGGCAAGGACCCGGCCCGCACCGAGCCGAAACACCGGCCGGTGGACCCGGCCACGCACGCCGCCTTCGCCGCCCCCATCAAGGACATCGCCCCCACGGCCAGATAG
- a CDS encoding M3 family metallopeptidase, with amino-acid sequence MTTDNPLLDFSGLPRFDAIRPEHVTPAIDELLTRNRAVVAQLEAPADQVTWQTFVTPLENSTEQLGRAWGIVSHLNNVVDTPELRAVYNENLPKVTEFWTELSQNEALFAKYKALKDGPEFATLSPARQRIVENAIRDFRMGGAELPPAQKERFAEIQEQHAAVSTRFSENVLDATNDWTMLVENEAELAGLPEDVKHAARSLAEKNGKTGWQFTLHFPSYYPILQFADNRALREKVYRANATKASELGDVFSERDKWDNGGNIVTLLKLRAEEAQLLGYKNFAEVSLVPKMAQSPEHVIEFLEDLARRARPYAEKDLQELTQFARDRLGMDKLEAWDLPYASEKLQQHRYSFSAHEVKQYFPEHKVIDGLFKLVQNLFSVTIRADAAPVWHKDVRFFRIERDGQLIGQFYLDLYARPGKNSGAWMDDARSRRVEAGELQTPVAYLTCNFTEPSVVHGQVQPALFTHDEVITLFHEFGHGLHHMLTTVEELGVSGISGVEWDAVELPSQFMENFCWEWDVLSHMTAHVQTGQPLPRALYDKMLAAKNFQSGLQTLRQVEFSLLDMHLHYDYDAASGKSVQDVIDEVRSKFAVIVPPSFNRFQNSFGHIFAGGYAAGYYSYKWAEVLSADAYAAFEEAAELEGGKLPVQTGEKFLREILAVGGSRPALESFTAFRGREPSIDALLRHSGMAA; translated from the coding sequence ATGACGACTGACAACCCCCTGCTGGACTTTAGCGGCCTGCCCCGTTTCGACGCGATCAGGCCGGAACACGTGACGCCGGCCATCGACGAGCTCCTGACCCGCAACCGGGCCGTGGTGGCGCAGCTGGAGGCCCCGGCCGACCAGGTGACGTGGCAGACGTTCGTCACGCCGCTGGAGAACTCGACCGAGCAGCTGGGCCGGGCATGGGGCATCGTCAGTCACCTGAACAACGTCGTCGACACGCCCGAGCTGCGTGCCGTCTACAACGAGAACCTGCCGAAGGTGACGGAGTTCTGGACCGAACTGTCGCAGAACGAAGCGCTGTTCGCCAAGTACAAGGCATTGAAGGACGGCCCGGAGTTCGCGACGCTGTCGCCGGCGCGCCAGCGCATCGTCGAGAACGCGATCCGCGACTTCCGCATGGGCGGCGCCGAGCTGCCGCCGGCGCAGAAGGAGCGCTTCGCCGAGATCCAGGAACAGCATGCTGCCGTGTCCACGCGCTTCTCCGAAAACGTGCTGGACGCCACCAACGACTGGACCATGCTGGTCGAGAACGAGGCCGAACTGGCCGGCCTGCCGGAGGACGTCAAGCATGCGGCCAGGTCGCTGGCCGAGAAAAACGGCAAGACCGGCTGGCAGTTCACGCTGCACTTCCCGTCGTACTACCCGATCCTGCAGTTCGCGGACAACCGCGCGCTGCGCGAGAAGGTCTACCGCGCCAACGCCACCAAGGCTTCCGAACTGGGCGACGTGTTCAGTGAGCGCGACAAGTGGGACAACGGCGGCAACATCGTCACGCTGCTGAAGTTGCGCGCGGAAGAGGCGCAGCTCCTGGGCTACAAGAACTTCGCCGAGGTGTCGCTGGTGCCGAAGATGGCGCAAAGCCCGGAGCACGTGATCGAGTTCCTGGAAGACCTGGCGCGGCGTGCCCGCCCGTATGCGGAAAAGGACCTGCAGGAGCTGACGCAGTTCGCGCGCGACCGCCTGGGCATGGACAAGCTGGAGGCATGGGACCTGCCGTACGCGTCCGAGAAGCTGCAGCAGCACCGCTATTCGTTCTCGGCGCACGAAGTCAAGCAGTACTTCCCCGAGCACAAGGTGATCGACGGCCTGTTCAAGCTGGTGCAGAACCTGTTCTCCGTGACGATCCGCGCCGACGCGGCGCCGGTATGGCACAAGGACGTGCGCTTCTTCCGCATCGAGCGCGACGGCCAGTTGATCGGCCAGTTCTACCTGGACCTGTACGCCCGTCCCGGCAAGAACAGCGGCGCGTGGATGGACGACGCGCGCAGCCGCCGCGTCGAGGCGGGCGAGCTGCAGACGCCTGTCGCCTACCTGACCTGCAACTTCACCGAACCGTCGGTGGTGCACGGGCAGGTGCAGCCGGCCCTGTTCACGCACGATGAAGTCATCACGCTGTTCCACGAATTCGGCCACGGCCTGCACCACATGCTGACGACCGTCGAGGAGCTGGGCGTGTCGGGCATCTCCGGCGTCGAGTGGGACGCGGTGGAGCTGCCGTCGCAGTTCATGGAAAACTTCTGCTGGGAGTGGGACGTGCTGTCGCACATGACGGCGCACGTGCAGACCGGCCAGCCGCTGCCGCGCGCACTGTACGACAAGATGCTGGCGGCGAAGAACTTCCAGTCCGGCCTGCAGACCCTGCGCCAGGTCGAGTTCTCGCTGCTGGACATGCACCTGCACTATGATTACGACGCTGCCAGCGGCAAGTCGGTGCAGGACGTGATCGACGAGGTGCGCAGCAAGTTCGCCGTCATCGTCCCGCCGTCGTTCAATCGCTTCCAGAATTCGTTCGGCCACATCTTCGCGGGCGGCTACGCGGCCGGCTACTACAGCTACAAGTGGGCCGAGGTGCTGTCCGCCGATGCCTATGCGGCGTTCGAGGAGGCGGCCGAGCTGGAAGGCGGCAAGCTGCCCGTGCAGACGGGTGAGAAATTCCTGCGCGAGATCCTGGCGGTGGGCGGTTCGCGCCCGGCGCTGGAATCGTTCACGGCGTTCCGCGGCCGCGAGCCGTCGATCGACGCGCTGCTGCGCCACAGCGGCATGGCCGCCTGA
- the lpdA gene encoding dihydrolipoyl dehydrogenase — protein MSIVEVKVPNIGDFKEVEVIEVMIKPGDTIKVDQSLVTVESDKASMEIPSTHAGVVQELKIKVGDKVSEGSLLLMIEEGAGAAAAAPAGAPASPVAKPEEKGAAPGQAAPVYGGPAVPAPASTPASAPAPGAGSFSGQADIVCDMMVLGGGPGGYSAAFRAADLGMNTVIVERYATLGGVCLNVGCIPSKALLHLASVVDETAHLGKHGVKFARPEIDIDEVRAYKEGVINKMTGGLTGMAKARKVQVVQGVGQFLSPNHIEVTAGDGTKKVVQFKQAIIAAGSAVVKLPFVPEDPRIVDSTGALELRFMPKRMLVIGGGIIGLEMATVYSTFGARIDVVEMMDGLMQGADRDAVKVWQKYNAHRFDNVMTKTKTVGVEALPEGIKVTFEAAEAGATAPEPQLYDMVLVAVGRSPNGKKIAADKAGVQVTDRGFIEVDSQMRTNVPHIFAIGDLVGQPMLAHKAVHEGHVAAEAAAGQKSHFDVKVIPSVAYTDPEVAWVGLTEDEAKAKGIKVEKGHFPWAASGRAVANGREEGFTKLLFDAETHRIVGGTIVGTHAGDMIGEIALAIEMGCDGTDIGKTIHPHPTLGESIGMAAEVYEGVCTDLPPPRKR, from the coding sequence ATGAGCATCGTAGAAGTGAAGGTACCGAACATCGGCGACTTCAAGGAAGTGGAAGTTATCGAAGTGATGATCAAGCCGGGCGACACGATCAAGGTCGACCAGTCGCTCGTCACCGTCGAATCGGACAAGGCGTCGATGGAGATTCCGTCCACCCACGCCGGCGTCGTGCAGGAACTGAAGATCAAGGTCGGCGACAAGGTCTCCGAAGGCAGCTTGCTGCTGATGATCGAGGAAGGTGCTGGCGCCGCCGCGGCGGCGCCGGCCGGCGCGCCGGCGTCCCCGGTCGCCAAGCCGGAAGAGAAGGGCGCCGCGCCAGGCCAGGCGGCGCCCGTGTACGGCGGTCCCGCCGTGCCGGCGCCCGCGTCCACGCCGGCGTCCGCGCCGGCCCCTGGCGCCGGTTCGTTCTCCGGCCAGGCCGACATCGTCTGCGACATGATGGTGCTGGGCGGTGGCCCGGGCGGTTATTCCGCCGCGTTCCGCGCGGCCGATCTGGGCATGAACACCGTCATCGTCGAGCGCTATGCGACGTTGGGCGGTGTCTGCCTGAACGTGGGCTGCATCCCGTCCAAGGCGCTGCTGCACCTGGCTTCCGTGGTGGATGAAACGGCGCACCTGGGCAAGCACGGCGTCAAGTTCGCGCGGCCGGAAATCGACATCGACGAAGTACGCGCCTACAAGGAAGGCGTCATCAACAAGATGACGGGCGGCCTGACGGGCATGGCCAAGGCCCGCAAGGTGCAGGTCGTGCAGGGCGTGGGCCAGTTCCTCAGCCCGAACCACATCGAGGTGACGGCCGGCGACGGCACGAAGAAGGTCGTGCAGTTCAAGCAGGCGATCATCGCGGCCGGTTCGGCTGTCGTCAAGCTGCCGTTCGTGCCGGAAGACCCGCGCATCGTCGATTCGACGGGCGCGCTGGAGCTGCGCTTCATGCCGAAGCGGATGCTGGTCATCGGCGGCGGCATCATCGGCCTGGAGATGGCGACGGTCTACTCCACGTTCGGCGCGCGCATCGACGTCGTCGAGATGATGGATGGCCTGATGCAGGGCGCGGACCGCGACGCCGTCAAGGTCTGGCAGAAGTACAACGCGCACCGCTTCGACAACGTCATGACCAAGACCAAGACCGTCGGCGTGGAAGCGCTGCCGGAAGGGATCAAGGTCACGTTCGAGGCCGCCGAGGCCGGTGCCACGGCACCGGAACCGCAGCTGTACGACATGGTGCTGGTGGCCGTGGGCCGCAGCCCGAACGGCAAGAAGATCGCCGCTGACAAGGCCGGCGTGCAGGTGACGGATCGTGGCTTCATCGAGGTCGACAGCCAGATGCGCACGAATGTCCCGCACATCTTCGCCATCGGCGACCTGGTGGGCCAGCCGATGCTGGCGCACAAGGCCGTGCACGAAGGCCACGTCGCTGCCGAAGCGGCCGCCGGCCAGAAGTCGCACTTCGACGTCAAGGTGATCCCGTCGGTCGCCTACACCGATCCGGAAGTGGCATGGGTCGGCTTGACGGAGGACGAGGCAAAGGCCAAGGGCATCAAGGTCGAGAAGGGCCACTTCCCGTGGGCCGCATCCGGCCGCGCTGTCGCCAACGGCCGCGAAGAGGGCTTCACCAAGCTGCTGTTCGACGCCGAGACGCACCGCATCGTGGGCGGTACCATCGTCGGCACCCATGCGGGCGACATGATCGGCGAGATCGCGCTGGCCATCGAGATGGGCTGCGACGGCACCGACATCGGCAAGACGATCCACCCGCACCCGACCCTGGGCGAGTCGATCGGCATGGCCGCCGAGGTGTACGAAGGCGTCTGCACGGACCTGCCGCCGCCGCGCAAGCGTTGA
- the folD gene encoding bifunctional methylenetetrahydrofolate dehydrogenase/methenyltetrahydrofolate cyclohydrolase FolD, protein MPAQLIDGTALSQKLRAEIASRAAALTAQGKQPGLAVILVGEDPASQVYVRNKVKACGDVGIHSVLEKYEADLTEAALLERIAALNADPAIHGILVQMPLPKHINPHKVIEAISTSKDVDGYSVLSAGEQMTGLDGFRPCTPYGCMKLIESTGYDLRGKHAVVIGRSNTVGKPMALLLLQANATVTICHSATPDLGLYTRQADVVVAAVGRRNTLTADMVKPGAIVIDVGMNRDDNGKLCGDVDFAAIREVAAHITPVPGGVGPMTITMLLMNTIESAER, encoded by the coding sequence ATGCCAGCACAACTGATCGACGGAACCGCCCTCTCCCAAAAACTGCGTGCCGAAATCGCATCCCGCGCCGCCGCACTGACCGCCCAGGGCAAGCAGCCGGGCCTGGCCGTCATCCTCGTCGGCGAGGACCCGGCCAGCCAGGTCTACGTGCGCAACAAGGTCAAGGCGTGCGGCGACGTGGGCATCCACTCGGTGCTGGAAAAATACGAGGCCGACCTGACGGAAGCGGCGCTGCTCGAGCGCATCGCGGCGCTGAACGCCGACCCGGCCATCCACGGCATCCTGGTGCAGATGCCGCTGCCCAAGCACATCAACCCGCACAAGGTCATCGAGGCGATCAGCACGTCGAAGGACGTCGATGGCTACTCCGTGCTGTCGGCCGGCGAACAGATGACGGGCCTGGACGGCTTCCGTCCCTGCACGCCGTACGGCTGCATGAAGCTGATCGAGTCGACGGGATACGACCTGCGCGGCAAGCACGCCGTCGTGATCGGCCGCAGCAACACGGTAGGCAAGCCGATGGCCCTGCTGCTCTTGCAAGCGAACGCCACCGTCACCATCTGTCATAGCGCGACGCCGGACCTGGGCCTGTACACCCGCCAGGCCGATGTGGTCGTGGCGGCGGTGGGCCGCCGCAACACGCTGACGGCCGACATGGTGAAGCCGGGTGCAATCGTGATCGATGTGGGCATGAATCGCGACGATAATGGCAAGCTGTGTGGAGACGTGGATTTTGCCGCCATCCGTGAAGTGGCCGCGCACATTACGCCGGTGCCCGGCGGCGTGGGCCCGATGACCATTACCATGCTCCTGATGAATACCATCGAATCGGCGGAACGCTGA
- the aceF gene encoding dihydrolipoyllysine-residue acetyltransferase, translating to MSIVEVKVPDIGDFKEVEVIELMVKVGDTIKVDQSLVTVESDKASMEIPSSQAGVIKEIKVKVGDKVAEGSLLLMVEAEGAAAAAPAAAAPAPAAAAAPAPAAAAPAPAATAPAASAGPVDVKVPDIGDFKEVEVIEVMVKVGDTIKKDQSLITVESDKASMEIPSSHDGVVKEIKVKVGDKVAEGSLVLVVESTGGGAAPAAAPAAAAAPAAAAPAAAAPAAAAPAPAPAAAAPAGPSVSGKLAHASPSVRKFARELGVDVGRVPGSGPKGRITQQDVQNFVKGVMAGTTAAPNAPTAAPAGGGAGLNLLPWPSLDFSKFGETELQPLPRIKKISGPNLHRNWVMIPHVTQFEDADITDLEAFRVESNAANAKNKEATKLTMLAFVIKASVAALKKYPSFNSSLDEKGENLILKKYYNIGFAADTPNGLVVPVIKNADQKSVTQIAKEMTDLSLQAREGKLKPTDMQGATFTISSLGGIGGTHFTPIVNAPEVAILGLSKASMKPVWDGKQFAPRLMMTLSLSYDHRVVDGASGARFAVYLAEVLADMRKILL from the coding sequence ATGAGCATTGTGGAAGTCAAAGTCCCGGATATCGGTGATTTCAAGGAAGTCGAAGTCATCGAGCTGATGGTGAAGGTCGGCGACACGATCAAGGTCGACCAGTCGCTGGTCACCGTGGAATCGGACAAGGCGTCGATGGAGATTCCGTCGTCGCAGGCTGGCGTCATCAAGGAAATCAAGGTCAAGGTCGGCGACAAGGTCGCCGAGGGTTCGCTGTTGCTGATGGTCGAGGCGGAAGGCGCTGCCGCGGCCGCACCTGCCGCTGCCGCCCCTGCGCCGGCTGCCGCTGCTGCACCGGCTCCGGCCGCCGCCGCACCGGCGCCTGCCGCCACAGCGCCGGCAGCGTCGGCCGGTCCGGTGGACGTGAAAGTCCCGGACATCGGCGACTTCAAGGAAGTGGAAGTCATCGAAGTGATGGTCAAGGTCGGCGACACCATCAAGAAGGACCAGTCGCTGATCACCGTGGAATCGGACAAGGCATCGATGGAGATCCCGTCGTCGCATGACGGCGTGGTCAAGGAAATCAAGGTCAAGGTCGGCGACAAGGTCGCCGAGGGCTCGCTGGTGCTGGTCGTCGAATCGACCGGTGGCGGCGCTGCGCCTGCGGCCGCACCTGCCGCTGCTGCTGCCCCTGCTGCTGCCGCTCCTGCCGCCGCTGCGCCAGCGGCTGCGGCCCCGGCTCCGGCGCCCGCAGCGGCCGCGCCGGCCGGCCCAAGCGTGTCCGGCAAGCTGGCGCACGCTTCGCCGTCCGTGCGCAAGTTCGCCCGCGAACTGGGCGTGGACGTCGGCCGCGTGCCGGGTTCCGGCCCGAAAGGGCGCATCACCCAGCAGGACGTGCAGAACTTCGTCAAGGGCGTGATGGCCGGCACCACGGCCGCGCCGAATGCACCGACCGCTGCCCCGGCCGGCGGTGGCGCGGGCTTGAACCTGCTGCCATGGCCGTCGCTCGACTTCTCCAAGTTCGGCGAGACGGAACTGCAGCCGCTGCCGCGCATCAAGAAGATCTCCGGCCCGAACCTGCACCGCAATTGGGTCATGATTCCGCACGTGACGCAGTTCGAGGATGCCGACATCACCGACCTGGAAGCGTTCCGCGTCGAGTCCAACGCCGCCAACGCCAAGAACAAGGAAGCGACCAAGCTGACGATGCTGGCCTTCGTCATCAAGGCTTCCGTCGCGGCGCTGAAGAAGTACCCGTCGTTCAACTCGTCGCTGGACGAGAAGGGCGAGAACCTGATCCTGAAGAAGTACTACAACATCGGCTTCGCGGCCGATACGCCGAACGGCCTGGTGGTCCCCGTCATCAAGAATGCGGACCAGAAGAGCGTGACGCAGATCGCCAAGGAAATGACGGACCTGTCGCTGCAGGCACGCGAAGGCAAGCTCAAACCGACCGACATGCAGGGCGCCACGTTCACGATCTCGTCGCTGGGCGGCATCGGCGGCACGCACTTCACGCCGATCGTCAACGCGCCGGAAGTGGCCATCCTGGGCCTGTCCAAGGCGTCGATGAAGCCCGTGTGGGACGGCAAGCAGTTCGCGCCGCGCCTGATGATGACGCTGTCGCTGTCGTACGACCACCGCGTCGTCGATGGTGCCTCCGGTGCCCGCTTCGCCGTGTACCTGGCCGAAGTGCTGGCCGACATGCGCAAGATCCTGCTGTAA
- the aceE gene encoding pyruvate dehydrogenase (acetyl-transferring), homodimeric type: MSAQLDQVTAQTANDPDALETKEWLEALEAVLENEGPERAHYLMERMVDLARRRGALIPFSANTAYVNTIPAHVGAHCPGNLEYEERLRSWMRWNAMAMVVKANRADGDLGGHLSSFASLANMLGIGFNHFWRAPSEEHGGDLLYLQGHSSPGIYARAFLEGRLSEEQLLNFRREVDGKGLSSYPHPKLMPDFWQFPTVSMGLGPLMAIYQARFLKYLHARGIANTDGRKVWAFCGDGEMDEPESMGAIGMAAREQLDNLVIVVNCNLQRLDGPVRGNGKIIQELEADFRGAGWNVVKVIWGPGWDDLLARDKEGILQRVMMETVDGEYQNYKAKDGAYVRKHFFGKHPKLLEMVANMSDDDIWRLTRGGHDPHKIYAAFKVAQEAKGRPTVLLVKTVKGFGMGKSGEARNTAHQTKKLDDEAIREMRDRFNIPIPDDKLAEIPFFKPSDDAPEIKYLHERRKALGGYLPQRRMKADETLVVPPLEAFKAVLEATPEGREISTTQSFVRIITALLRDQSLGQRIVPILVDESRTFGMEGLFRQIGIFNQQGQLYEPVDKDQVMYYREDKAGQILQEGINEAGGMSSWIAAATSYSTNNRVMIPFFTYYSMFGMQRIGDLAWAAGDMRARGFMMGGTAGRTTLNGEGLQHEDGHSHLFAAAIPNCVPYDPTFGHELAVIIHDGLRRMVTEQEDVFYYITIMNENYAHPGLKAGQEEGILKGMYLLQEGTKDAKERVQLIGSGTILRESIFAAELLEKDWGIAADIWSAPSLTLVAREGQDAERWNLVNPTKEQRVPYVTGLLQGTQGPIVATTDYMRLFAEQIRPYMPKGRSYKVLGTDGFGRSDSRAKLREFFEVNRYYITVAALRSLADEGKIDLAVVEQAVAKYGLNPNKPNPVTQ; the protein is encoded by the coding sequence ATGTCAGCTCAACTTGACCAGGTCACGGCCCAAACCGCCAACGATCCGGACGCACTGGAAACCAAGGAATGGCTCGAGGCGCTGGAAGCCGTCCTCGAAAACGAAGGGCCGGAACGGGCCCACTACCTGATGGAACGCATGGTCGACCTGGCGCGCCGCCGCGGCGCGCTGATCCCGTTCTCCGCCAATACCGCCTACGTCAACACGATTCCCGCCCACGTGGGCGCGCACTGCCCCGGCAACCTGGAATACGAAGAGCGCCTGCGCTCGTGGATGCGCTGGAACGCGATGGCGATGGTCGTCAAGGCCAACCGCGCCGACGGCGACCTGGGCGGCCACCTGTCCTCGTTCGCGTCGCTGGCCAATATGCTGGGCATCGGCTTCAACCACTTCTGGCGCGCCCCTTCCGAAGAGCACGGCGGCGACCTGCTGTACCTGCAGGGCCACTCGTCTCCCGGCATCTACGCGCGTGCCTTCCTGGAAGGCCGCCTGTCCGAAGAACAGCTGCTGAACTTCCGCCGTGAAGTCGACGGCAAGGGCCTGTCGTCGTACCCGCACCCGAAACTGATGCCGGACTTCTGGCAGTTCCCGACCGTGTCGATGGGCCTGGGCCCGCTGATGGCGATCTACCAGGCGCGCTTCCTGAAGTACCTGCACGCGCGCGGCATCGCCAATACCGACGGCAGGAAAGTATGGGCCTTCTGCGGCGACGGCGAGATGGACGAACCGGAATCGATGGGCGCGATCGGCATGGCCGCGCGCGAGCAGCTGGACAACCTCGTCATCGTCGTCAACTGCAACCTGCAGCGCCTGGACGGTCCGGTGCGCGGCAACGGCAAGATCATCCAGGAACTGGAAGCGGACTTCCGCGGCGCCGGCTGGAACGTCGTCAAAGTCATCTGGGGCCCGGGCTGGGACGACCTGCTGGCGCGCGACAAGGAAGGCATCCTGCAGCGCGTGATGATGGAAACCGTCGACGGCGAATACCAGAACTACAAGGCCAAGGACGGCGCCTACGTGCGCAAGCACTTCTTCGGCAAGCATCCGAAGCTGCTGGAGATGGTCGCCAACATGAGCGACGACGACATCTGGCGCCTGACCCGCGGCGGCCACGACCCGCACAAGATCTACGCCGCGTTCAAGGTGGCGCAGGAAGCCAAGGGCCGTCCGACCGTGCTGCTGGTGAAGACCGTCAAGGGCTTCGGCATGGGCAAGTCCGGCGAGGCACGCAACACCGCGCACCAGACCAAGAAGCTCGATGACGAGGCGATCCGCGAAATGCGCGACCGCTTCAACATCCCGATCCCCGACGACAAGCTGGCCGAGATCCCGTTCTTCAAGCCGTCCGACGACGCGCCGGAAATCAAGTACCTGCACGAGCGCCGCAAGGCCCTGGGCGGCTACCTGCCGCAGCGCCGCATGAAGGCCGACGAGACGCTTGTCGTGCCGCCGCTGGAGGCGTTCAAGGCCGTGCTGGAAGCCACGCCGGAAGGCCGCGAGATCTCCACCACGCAATCGTTCGTCCGTATCATCACGGCGCTGCTGCGCGACCAGAGCCTGGGCCAGCGCATCGTGCCGATCCTGGTCGACGAGTCGCGTACCTTCGGCATGGAAGGCCTGTTCCGCCAGATCGGCATCTTCAACCAGCAGGGCCAGTTGTACGAGCCGGTGGACAAGGACCAGGTCATGTACTACCGCGAGGACAAGGCCGGCCAGATCCTGCAGGAAGGCATCAACGAAGCGGGCGGCATGAGCTCGTGGATCGCCGCGGCCACGTCGTACTCGACCAACAACCGCGTGATGATCCCGTTCTTCACGTACTACTCGATGTTCGGCATGCAGCGTATCGGCGACCTGGCCTGGGCCGCCGGCGACATGCGCGCCCGTGGCTTCATGATGGGCGGTACGGCCGGGCGCACCACGCTGAACGGCGAAGGCCTGCAGCACGAGGACGGCCACAGCCACCTGTTCGCCGCCGCGATCCCGAACTGCGTGCCGTACGACCCGACCTTCGGCCACGAGCTGGCGGTCATCATTCATGACGGCCTGCGCCGCATGGTGACGGAACAGGAAGACGTGTTCTACTACATCACCATCATGAACGAGAACTACGCGCATCCGGGCCTGAAGGCGGGCCAGGAAGAGGGCATCCTGAAGGGCATGTACCTGCTGCAGGAGGGCACCAAGGACGCCAAGGAGCGCGTGCAACTGATCGGCTCCGGCACGATCCTGCGCGAATCCATCTTCGCCGCCGAGTTGCTGGAGAAGGATTGGGGCATCGCGGCCGACATCTGGTCCGCGCCGTCGCTGACGCTGGTGGCCCGCGAAGGCCAGGATGCGGAGCGCTGGAACCTCGTCAACCCGACCAAGGAACAGCGCGTGCCATACGTGACCGGCCTGCTGCAGGGCACGCAGGGTCCGATCGTCGCGACGACCGACTACATGCGCCTGTTCGCCGAGCAGATCCGTCCGTACATGCCGAAAGGCCGCTCGTACAAGGTGCTGGGCACGGACGGCTTCGGCCGCTCGGACAGCCGCGCCAAGCTGCGCGAGTTCTTCGAGGTGAACCGCTACTACATCACGGTGGCGGCGCTGCGCTCGCTGGCGGACGAAGGCAAGATCGACCTGGCCGTCGTCGAACAGGCCGTGGCCAAGTACGGCCTGAACCCGAACAAACCCAATCCGGTGACCCAATAA